A single Vulpes lagopus strain Blue_001 chromosome 3, ASM1834538v1, whole genome shotgun sequence DNA region contains:
- the ZNHIT1 gene encoding zinc finger HIT domain-containing protein 1 isoform X2 — translation MVEKKTSVRSQDPGQRRVLDRAARQRRINRQLEALENDNFQDDPHAGLPQLGKRLPQFDDDADTGKKKKKTRGDHFKLRFRKNFQALLEEQVPEVDCVSLGVPRGEGLSCINHPSLREGLAKGRGTLMDQERSCSHAQ, via the exons ATGGTGGAGAAGAAAACTTCGG TTCGCTCCCAGGATCCTGGACAGCGGCGGGTTCTGGACCGGGCTGCGCGACAGCGCCGCATCAACCGGCAGCTCGAGGCCTTGGAGAATGACAACTTCCAGGACGATCCCCACGCAGGACTCCCCCAGCTTGGCAAAAGGCTGCCTCAGTTTGACGATGATGCAGACACGG gaaagaagaagaagaaaactcgAGGTGATCATTTTAAACTTCGCTTCCGAAAGAACTTTCAGGCCTTGCTGGAGGAGCAG GTGCCTGAAGTGGACTGTGTGAGCCTGGGGGTCCCCAGAGGAGAAGGCCTTTCATGCATCAATCACCCCAGCCTCAGAGAGGGCTTGGCCAAAGGGAGAGGTACTCTCATGGACCAAGAGAGGAGCTGTTCCCACGCCCAATGA
- the ZNHIT1 gene encoding zinc finger HIT domain-containing protein 1 isoform X1, with protein MVEKKTSVRSQDPGQRRVLDRAARQRRINRQLEALENDNFQDDPHAGLPQLGKRLPQFDDDADTGKKKKKTRGDHFKLRFRKNFQALLEEQNLSVAEGPNYLTACAGPPSRPQRPFCAVCGFPSPYTCVSCGARYCTVRCLGTHQETRCLKWTV; from the exons ATGGTGGAGAAGAAAACTTCGG TTCGCTCCCAGGATCCTGGACAGCGGCGGGTTCTGGACCGGGCTGCGCGACAGCGCCGCATCAACCGGCAGCTCGAGGCCTTGGAGAATGACAACTTCCAGGACGATCCCCACGCAGGACTCCCCCAGCTTGGCAAAAGGCTGCCTCAGTTTGACGATGATGCAGACACGG gaaagaagaagaagaaaactcgAGGTGATCATTTTAAACTTCGCTTCCGAAAGAACTTTCAGGCCTTGCTGGAGGAGCAG AACCTGAGTGTGGCCGAGGGCCCCAACTACCTGACAGCCTGTGCGGGACCCCCCTCCCGGCCCCAGCGCCCCTTCTGTGCTGTCTGCGGCTTCCCCTCCCCGTATACGTGCGTCAGCTGTGGTGCTCGGTACTGCACTGTGCGCTGTCTGGGCACCCACCAGGAGACCAG GTGCCTGAAGTGGACTGTGTGA